The Paenibacillus macerans genome includes a window with the following:
- a CDS encoding thioredoxin family protein, protein MAIREITEQEWLDRAEPASGKEALFFFTALCGTCKLAEKMLDIALAAGPSIPVSKLNINYSPRLRDQWEISSVPCLIVLRDGQPVQKEYAMRSVVDLRERLKV, encoded by the coding sequence ATGGCGATTCGCGAAATTACGGAACAGGAGTGGCTCGACCGCGCGGAACCAGCCTCCGGCAAGGAGGCGTTGTTTTTCTTCACGGCGCTGTGCGGAACCTGCAAACTGGCGGAAAAAATGCTGGATATCGCTTTGGCGGCCGGTCCGAGCATCCCGGTATCCAAGCTGAATATTAACTATAGTCCGCGGCTTCGCGATCAATGGGAAATTTCCAGCGTTCCCTGCCTGATCGTCCTGCGGGACGGCCAGCCGGTACAAAAGGAGTATGCGATGCGGTCGGTCGTCGATTTGCGGGAGCGGCTGAAGGTTTAG
- a CDS encoding VOC family protein: MILLTTPLIALNGQAEEAIAFYEQALQAKVAFKQTFGEMPEPQQPMTDEVKKRIAHSILKLGETELYVCDIFPGEPHQPGSQVTVCLTSSTADYTQQLYEALKEGGRVDLPLQSIYFSPAYAVVTDKFGVTFHLFTNRPA; encoded by the coding sequence ATGATTCTGTTGACAACCCCCCTGATTGCCCTGAATGGACAAGCCGAAGAAGCGATTGCTTTTTATGAGCAGGCGCTGCAGGCCAAGGTGGCGTTTAAGCAAACCTTCGGCGAAATGCCCGAACCCCAGCAGCCGATGACTGACGAAGTGAAGAAGCGCATCGCGCATTCCATATTAAAGCTGGGGGAAACGGAGCTTTATGTGTGCGATATTTTTCCGGGCGAGCCGCATCAACCGGGCAGCCAGGTTACGGTGTGCCTCACGTCGAGTACGGCGGATTATACGCAGCAGCTTTACGAGGCCCTAAAAGAGGGCGGACGCGTCGATTTGCCGCTGCAGTCCATTTATTTCAGCCCGGCTTACGCTGTAGTTACCGACAAGTTCGGAGTAACTTTCCACCTGTTCACCAATCGCCCGGCTTAA
- a CDS encoding helix-turn-helix transcriptional regulator has protein sequence MSKSKRLMELMMTVNRKRKFTVKELAREFGVSPRTILRDLQELSELGVPLYSEVGPHGGYQVLNERVLPPIAFTEEEAVSIFFASHALRHYRFLPFETEASSALSKFYHYMPGDVRDRIDQMKNRVDFVTPERQSAFPYLAVLLDGAVRQKVLRIGYASRSGATSTRHIQPIGIYASRGLWYCPAYCFERKDFRLFRCDRIGSAVIEEADAALKPLDLRQVHLGNWESFIGRKPMYADCTIELTPLGIEACEGEMLRHFRLELREDGTGLLRGQIPPGEIPFMAAFFIGLGREATVIRPPELIAAIKRKLTELLDQYS, from the coding sequence ATGTCCAAATCGAAACGTCTGATGGAATTGATGATGACCGTCAACCGCAAGCGAAAATTCACCGTGAAGGAATTGGCCCGGGAATTCGGCGTTTCTCCGCGCACGATCCTCAGGGACCTGCAGGAGCTGAGCGAACTGGGCGTACCGCTGTACTCCGAGGTCGGACCGCATGGCGGCTACCAGGTGCTGAACGAAAGAGTGCTGCCCCCCATCGCTTTTACCGAAGAGGAGGCGGTGTCCATCTTTTTCGCCAGCCATGCCTTGCGCCATTACCGCTTTCTCCCGTTTGAAACGGAAGCATCCTCCGCGCTCAGCAAGTTTTATCATTATATGCCCGGAGACGTCCGGGACCGCATCGATCAGATGAAAAACCGGGTCGACTTCGTGACGCCGGAAAGGCAGTCGGCTTTTCCTTATTTGGCGGTTCTGCTGGACGGCGCCGTCCGCCAAAAAGTGCTCCGCATCGGCTACGCCTCGCGTTCCGGCGCAACGAGCACCCGGCACATTCAGCCGATCGGGATCTACGCCAGCCGCGGTTTATGGTATTGCCCGGCGTATTGCTTCGAGCGCAAAGATTTCCGCTTGTTCCGCTGCGACCGCATCGGCTCGGCCGTCATCGAGGAAGCGGACGCCGCGCTGAAGCCGCTTGATCTGCGGCAGGTCCATCTCGGCAATTGGGAATCGTTCATCGGGAGAAAGCCGATGTACGCGGATTGCACCATCGAGCTGACTCCGCTGGGGATCGAGGCCTGCGAGGGCGAGATGCTGCGCCACTTCCGGCTTGAACTTCGCGAGGATGGCACGGGCCTGCTGCGGGGGCAAATTCCGCCGGGGGAAATTCCTTTTATGGCCGCCTTTTTCATCGGCTTGGGGCGGGAAGCGACCGTCATCCGGCCGCCGGAGCTTATCGCGGCGATCAAGCGCAAATTGACCGAACTGCTGGATCAATACAGCTGA
- a CDS encoding helix-turn-helix domain-containing protein: MTKYLDYMISPHPIRVFNPVVDASKRKIRSLTVVNAGHLPGRTMRRVQAKFSYWAFVVITGGGGYYQVDGGEKQKVPAGSWFCLFPGAEFNYGPHADGYWDEYYFTVEGERVGEWLGSWLQHPAQVQKAAIDDSAVNRMEMMFMLLESGVPSNLDRASLLLEAFLYELVAQADQAETGNRGRFVLKVIEDISGSLYARREPEELAARHHISVSTLRRIVHEYTGYPLNEFIHRLKVAEAKNILLNTEMSIKEIGEALGYHDMFYFSRVFKRITGHSPSGYRNRGGQ, from the coding sequence ATGACAAAATATCTGGATTATATGATCAGTCCGCATCCGATCCGCGTGTTCAACCCGGTCGTCGACGCCAGCAAGCGGAAAATCCGCTCGCTGACGGTGGTCAACGCCGGCCATTTACCCGGCAGAACGATGCGGCGCGTTCAGGCGAAGTTCAGCTATTGGGCTTTTGTGGTGATTACCGGCGGGGGCGGGTATTACCAGGTTGACGGCGGGGAGAAGCAGAAGGTTCCCGCGGGCTCCTGGTTTTGCCTGTTCCCCGGTGCCGAGTTCAACTATGGCCCTCATGCGGACGGGTATTGGGACGAGTATTATTTTACCGTCGAGGGGGAGCGGGTTGGAGAATGGCTGGGCAGCTGGCTGCAGCATCCGGCGCAGGTCCAAAAGGCGGCGATCGACGATTCGGCGGTAAACCGGATGGAAATGATGTTCATGCTTCTGGAGAGCGGCGTACCGAGCAATCTGGACCGCGCCTCGCTGCTGCTCGAAGCGTTCCTGTACGAGCTGGTCGCCCAGGCCGACCAGGCCGAAACGGGCAACCGGGGGCGGTTCGTGCTCAAGGTGATCGAGGACATCTCCGGGTCGCTGTACGCCCGCCGGGAGCCGGAGGAACTGGCGGCCAGACATCATATTTCCGTGTCGACGCTGCGCAGGATCGTCCACGAATACACGGGGTATCCGTTAAATGAATTCATACACCGGCTGAAGGTGGCCGAAGCGAAAAACATTTTGCTCAATACGGAAATGAGCATCAAGGAAATCGGGGAAGCGCTCGGCTATCACGATATGTTTTATTTTTCCCGGGTGTTCAAAAGAATTACCGGCCATTCCCCCAGCGGCTACCGGAACCGGGGCGGGCAGTGA
- a CDS encoding Gfo/Idh/MocA family protein gives MSELKIGLIGAGSISESHLLAYQANPKAALWAICDLNESRARAMARKYNIPHVYTDYRDLLANPDVQAVSICTWNNSHAEISIAALEAGKNVLCEKPLCITVDEALQVQAAVERTGRLLQVGYVRRYASNIAVLKKFIAAGDIGEIYFAKASLVRRLGNPGGWFADKARSGGGPLIDIGVHVIDLCWYLMGRPKVKSVSGNTYYKLGNRSNIENYAFYQAADYDASLNTVEDMANALIRFENGASLLVDVSFSLHAKQNSALVNIYGEKGGAEIEPELSIVTERHNTIINIDPQISTPAFDFQGSFQNEINHFVDSCLDGVPPISPVEDGVEIIKILNAIYQSAEEGREIRF, from the coding sequence ATGAGCGAACTCAAAATCGGACTGATCGGCGCCGGATCGATCTCGGAATCCCACCTGCTGGCCTATCAGGCCAACCCGAAAGCCGCGCTGTGGGCCATCTGCGACCTCAATGAAAGCAGAGCCCGGGCCATGGCGCGGAAGTACAACATTCCTCATGTGTACACTGACTATCGCGACCTGCTCGCGAACCCCGATGTACAGGCGGTCAGCATCTGCACCTGGAACAACAGCCACGCCGAAATCAGCATCGCCGCCCTCGAAGCGGGCAAAAACGTCCTTTGCGAGAAGCCGCTCTGCATTACCGTAGACGAAGCGCTCCAGGTACAGGCAGCGGTGGAGCGGACCGGCAGGCTGCTGCAGGTCGGCTACGTGCGGCGTTATGCCTCGAACATCGCCGTGCTCAAAAAATTCATCGCTGCCGGGGACATCGGGGAGATCTATTTTGCCAAAGCGAGCCTGGTCCGGCGCCTCGGCAATCCCGGCGGCTGGTTTGCCGACAAAGCCCGCTCCGGCGGCGGCCCGCTGATCGATATCGGCGTGCACGTGATCGACCTGTGCTGGTATCTGATGGGCCGGCCCAAAGTGAAGTCGGTTAGCGGCAACACCTATTACAAGCTCGGCAACCGCTCCAACATCGAGAATTACGCGTTTTACCAAGCAGCGGACTACGACGCATCCCTCAACACGGTGGAGGATATGGCCAATGCGCTGATCCGCTTCGAAAACGGGGCCTCCCTGCTGGTGGACGTCAGCTTTTCGCTGCATGCCAAGCAGAATTCCGCCCTGGTCAACATTTACGGAGAAAAAGGCGGCGCCGAGATTGAACCGGAGCTGTCGATCGTTACGGAACGCCATAATACGATCATCAATATCGATCCGCAAATCAGCACGCCCGCATTCGATTTCCAAGGCAGCTTCCAGAACGAAATCAACCATTTTGTGGACAGCTGTCTGGACGGCGTGCCGCCGATCAGCCCGGTGGAGGACGGTGTGGAGATCATCAAAATATTAAACGCGATTTACCAATCGGCCGAGGAAGGCCGAGAAATCCGGTTTTAG
- a CDS encoding sugar phosphate isomerase/epimerase family protein, translated as MKLNNKIGIIVDSLGLGVTEGLKKAKELGAEGVQIYAVSGEMDPAALTAAKRKELRSYIEGLGLEISALCGDLGGHGFQDAAANPAKIEKSKRILDLAVELGTNIVTTHIGIVPEDLSSPIYAAMQQACEELGVYAKSLNAYFAIETGPEPAAHLKSFLDTLSTNGVSVNFDPANMVMVTGDDPVQGVKTLRDYIVHTHVKDGVRLRPVDPRDVYGFLGYEAMDHEKIADMASSGGAGFAEVPLGEGRVDFPAYFAALQEIGYTGYLTIEREVGDKPEEDIRKAVEFIRSFRG; from the coding sequence ATGAAGCTGAACAATAAGATCGGTATCATCGTCGACAGTTTGGGCCTGGGCGTCACGGAAGGCCTGAAAAAAGCGAAGGAACTGGGCGCCGAAGGCGTGCAAATCTACGCCGTGTCCGGCGAAATGGACCCGGCCGCGCTGACCGCGGCCAAACGCAAAGAGCTGCGAAGCTATATCGAAGGGCTGGGCCTGGAAATATCCGCCCTCTGCGGCGATCTGGGCGGCCACGGATTTCAGGACGCCGCCGCCAATCCGGCCAAAATCGAAAAGTCGAAGCGCATACTCGATTTGGCCGTTGAGCTCGGCACGAACATCGTGACGACCCATATCGGCATCGTGCCGGAGGACCTAAGCAGCCCGATCTACGCTGCTATGCAGCAGGCCTGCGAGGAGCTAGGCGTCTACGCCAAAAGCTTGAACGCCTATTTTGCCATCGAAACGGGGCCGGAACCGGCCGCTCATTTGAAAAGCTTCCTGGACACGCTGAGCACAAACGGCGTTTCCGTCAATTTCGACCCGGCCAATATGGTCATGGTGACGGGCGACGATCCGGTGCAGGGCGTCAAGACGCTGCGGGACTATATCGTGCATACGCACGTAAAGGACGGGGTGCGCCTGCGCCCGGTCGATCCCCGGGACGTATACGGCTTCCTCGGCTACGAGGCGATGGATCACGAAAAGATCGCCGACATGGCTTCCTCCGGCGGCGCCGGGTTTGCGGAGGTTCCGCTGGGCGAAGGCCGGGTGGATTTCCCGGCTTATTTTGCCGCCCTGCAGGAGATCGGCTACACCGGCTATCTGACGATCGAGCGGGAAGTCGGCGACAAGCCGGAGGAAGACATCAGAAAAGCGGTCGAGTTCATCCGGTCTTTCCGGGGATGA
- a CDS encoding sugar phosphate isomerase/epimerase family protein — protein MKLGISSYSLYQAMQMDGMTILEAIDWIAGIGGEHVEIVPLGFDLKQTPELIGQIRERAAKAGIAVSNYAIGANFITDTEEAYESEIRRVMREVDIAHALGVKLMRHDVASRQDTSIIRFQEDLPRIAEACRRIADYAAQYGITTSLENHGYYVQASDRVQAVLHAVGRPNYKTTLDVGNFVCVDEQPVIAVKKNIAYASMVHVKDFYIRPADRNPGEGWFRSAGGGYLRGAIAGQGDLDLREILRIVKRSGYDGFLSIEYEGMEECRKGTKIAFENVRRIWEEV, from the coding sequence ATGAAACTCGGAATAAGCTCTTATAGTCTTTATCAGGCCATGCAGATGGACGGCATGACTATTCTGGAGGCGATCGACTGGATCGCCGGCATCGGCGGGGAGCATGTCGAAATCGTGCCGCTGGGTTTCGATTTGAAGCAAACCCCCGAACTCATCGGGCAAATCCGCGAGCGGGCCGCCAAAGCGGGAATCGCCGTTTCCAACTATGCCATCGGCGCCAACTTCATTACGGACACGGAAGAAGCTTACGAGTCGGAAATCCGCCGGGTCATGCGGGAAGTCGACATTGCCCATGCCCTCGGCGTCAAGCTGATGCGCCATGACGTCGCTTCCCGGCAGGACACCTCGATCATACGCTTTCAGGAGGATCTTCCGCGCATCGCCGAAGCCTGCCGGCGGATCGCCGATTACGCTGCGCAGTACGGCATTACGACCAGCCTGGAGAACCACGGCTATTACGTTCAGGCCAGCGACCGGGTACAGGCGGTGCTCCACGCGGTCGGCCGGCCGAATTACAAGACGACGCTGGACGTCGGCAACTTTGTGTGCGTGGACGAACAGCCCGTGATCGCGGTGAAGAAAAACATCGCCTACGCGTCGATGGTTCACGTCAAAGACTTCTACATCCGTCCGGCGGACCGCAACCCTGGAGAAGGCTGGTTCCGCAGCGCGGGCGGCGGGTATTTGCGCGGCGCGATCGCCGGCCAGGGCGACCTCGATCTGCGGGAGATTCTCCGCATCGTCAAGCGCTCCGGCTATGACGGCTTCCTGTCCATCGAATACGAAGGCATGGAGGAGTGCCGCAAAGGAACCAAAATCGCCTTCGAGAATGTGCGGCGAATTTGGGAGGAAGTGTAG
- a CDS encoding EamA family transporter — MKYWISVLAGAMSYGVLSTIVVLAYGEGFKLGEVVGAQLLIGLILSWLMALYTKRKALRKKRRQPETFSAVIADKGLTWKQRLLLMLAGAPTVVTGLLYYHSLQYIPASLAIILLFQFTWISALIQAVSKRRRPGKMMVATLFVLFVGTLLAAGLNAQGSANIERTGIIFGLFSAVSYSMFLLFSGKAVPSVHPAYRSAWMVTGGFILLIVLFPPYFLFNGLLFGPLLMYGFLLGLFGAFIPPLLFAIGIPHIGEAMGGILGAAELPVAVMLSSIVLHENVSPVQWCGVILILIGVVLPEMHKIGKRTNALMTR; from the coding sequence ATGAAGTATTGGATTTCCGTTTTAGCAGGAGCCATGAGTTACGGTGTGTTATCGACCATTGTCGTGTTGGCTTACGGCGAAGGTTTTAAACTAGGGGAAGTGGTAGGAGCGCAGCTATTGATCGGTTTAATTTTATCCTGGTTGATGGCCTTGTACACGAAACGCAAGGCGTTGCGTAAAAAGCGGAGGCAACCGGAGACTTTTTCCGCCGTCATTGCGGATAAAGGGTTAACGTGGAAGCAAAGATTGCTGCTTATGTTGGCGGGGGCCCCAACAGTTGTTACGGGATTGCTTTACTATCATTCCCTTCAGTATATCCCCGCTTCGCTGGCGATTATTTTATTGTTTCAATTCACGTGGATCAGCGCACTGATCCAAGCGGTAAGCAAGCGGCGGCGTCCCGGAAAGATGATGGTGGCGACCCTGTTCGTGTTGTTTGTGGGTACTTTGCTGGCGGCCGGCCTAAACGCGCAAGGTTCGGCAAACATCGAGCGAACCGGCATTATTTTCGGTTTATTTTCGGCAGTGAGCTATTCCATGTTTCTTCTGTTCAGCGGAAAAGCGGTTCCTTCCGTTCATCCGGCATACCGGAGCGCTTGGATGGTTACCGGCGGATTTATTTTACTTATCGTGTTATTCCCGCCTTATTTCTTGTTTAACGGGTTGCTGTTCGGACCGCTGCTAATGTACGGATTTCTGTTAGGCTTATTTGGAGCGTTTATTCCGCCGCTGCTCTTCGCCATCGGAATACCTCATATCGGAGAGGCGATGGGAGGGATTTTGGGCGCTGCCGAATTGCCGGTTGCCGTAATGCTTTCTTCGATAGTGCTTCATGAAAACGTCAGCCCGGTACAATGGTGCGGTGTTATACTGATTCTAATTGGAGTGGTTCTTCCCGAAATGCACAAGATAGGAAAAAGGACAAACGCTCTTATGACCAGGTGA
- a CDS encoding alkaline phosphatase: MLGQGLKRVASLLIASALVLTVSTGGSGTAAAQETGAAIKHVIILIPDGMANDATALSRWYKGSSLTLDQMASGLVRTHSADAAIADSAPAGTAFATGHKSHTGYVGVLPDKATMPGQAKIQPGDEKKPVASVLEAAKLSGKATGIIATSEIMHATPADFSAHYPDRKNYDALSMQQVYNGMDVVLGGGAEYLSPQGRKDGADLIASIKALGYDYVTTPAALKASKSNKIWGAFAPAGLAYDMDRDPSTEPSLAEMTAKAIEVLSKDEDGFFLMVEGSKVDWAAHANDPIGVISDVLAFDEAVKVALDFAKDDGQTAIVAVTDHGNGGLTIGNASTTGSYDKEPLSTFIGPLQKAKLTGEGLEAKLNAKRTNIKEVMARYFGIADLTAEEIKAIKEAEAGSLNYTVGPMISKRSGIGWTTGGHTGGDVVLYTYAPNGDRPTGVIDNTGVAKYMARVMGLDLDAATDRLFVKAKPAFTAKGATYTLDDKNGKIIVTKGGDKLELPLHQSIAVLNGKKTQLEGVVVYNGVEAFVPQQALDLIP; this comes from the coding sequence ATGCTTGGACAAGGTTTGAAAAGGGTGGCAAGTTTGTTAATCGCCTCGGCGCTCGTTTTGACGGTTTCGACGGGTGGAAGCGGTACCGCCGCAGCGCAGGAGACGGGGGCGGCTATCAAACATGTCATTATTCTTATTCCGGACGGGATGGCGAATGACGCTACGGCGTTGTCCAGATGGTATAAAGGCAGCAGTCTGACGCTGGATCAAATGGCAAGCGGTCTCGTACGTACCCATTCGGCCGACGCGGCGATTGCGGATTCGGCTCCGGCGGGAACCGCTTTTGCGACCGGGCATAAATCGCATACAGGTTATGTTGGCGTGCTGCCGGACAAAGCGACGATGCCGGGACAAGCCAAAATCCAACCGGGGGACGAGAAAAAACCGGTGGCTTCGGTGCTCGAGGCGGCGAAGCTGTCCGGCAAAGCCACGGGGATTATCGCAACGTCTGAAATTATGCACGCCACTCCGGCGGACTTTTCCGCCCATTATCCGGACCGTAAAAATTATGACGCGCTAAGCATGCAGCAGGTATATAACGGAATGGACGTTGTGCTGGGCGGGGGCGCCGAATATCTGAGCCCCCAAGGCCGCAAAGACGGGGCCGACCTGATTGCATCCATCAAAGCTCTCGGTTACGATTATGTAACGACTCCGGCCGCGCTGAAGGCTTCCAAATCAAACAAGATATGGGGAGCTTTTGCGCCTGCCGGGTTGGCCTACGACATGGACCGCGATCCTTCCACGGAGCCGAGTCTGGCCGAGATGACCGCCAAAGCGATTGAAGTTCTGTCCAAAGACGAGGACGGTTTCTTCCTCATGGTGGAAGGCAGCAAAGTCGACTGGGCCGCCCACGCCAACGATCCGATCGGAGTCATTAGCGATGTACTGGCTTTTGACGAGGCGGTCAAAGTTGCGCTCGATTTCGCCAAAGACGACGGGCAGACCGCGATTGTGGCCGTAACCGACCATGGCAACGGCGGATTGACGATCGGCAACGCGTCGACAACCGGAAGCTATGACAAGGAACCGCTGTCCACGTTCATCGGCCCGCTCCAAAAAGCGAAGCTGACCGGCGAAGGACTGGAAGCCAAGCTGAACGCGAAGCGGACCAACATCAAAGAAGTGATGGCCCGATATTTCGGCATTGCCGACCTGACGGCGGAAGAAATTAAAGCCATAAAAGAGGCCGAAGCCGGCAGCCTGAATTATACGGTAGGTCCGATGATCAGCAAGCGGTCGGGGATCGGCTGGACGACGGGCGGACATACGGGCGGCGATGTGGTTCTGTACACCTACGCGCCGAACGGCGACCGTCCGACGGGCGTGATCGACAACACCGGCGTGGCCAAATACATGGCGCGCGTGATGGGGCTTGATTTGGACGCAGCGACGGACAGATTGTTTGTTAAAGCCAAGCCGGCCTTCACGGCCAAGGGCGCAACTTACACACTGGATGACAAAAACGGCAAGATCATCGTTACTAAAGGCGGCGACAAGCTGGAACTGCCGCTGCACCAAAGTATCGCTGTCCTGAACGGCAAGAAAACGCAACTGGAAGGTGTGGTCGTGTACAACGGGGTTGAAGCTTTTGTGCCGCAGCAGGCGCTGGACCTGATTCCGTAA